One part of the Thiothrix nivea DSM 5205 genome encodes these proteins:
- a CDS encoding ATP-dependent DNA helicase, whose amino-acid sequence MLDLLGEAGPFAQLIEGFQARPQQQAMLKAVQATMQGQGAAVIEAGTGVGKTFAYLAPALLCDERVIISTGSKTLQDQLYHKDLPLVRKALKSAVKTALLKGRANYLCIHRLNTTLAEGRLPDRKSVTWLRRIRDWSELTSKGDIAELSAVPHDADIWARVTSTTENCLGAECGDYQDCHVVKARRAAQEADLVVVNHHLFFADMALKEEGFGELLPLANVVVLDEAHQLPEIASTFFSDTLSSRQLLDWKRDTLMETLESASDMPQIRELLDRLEKAVLDLRLAMDTPGQRAPWTRIRNKPAIINHLQELQESMSQLAALLENAAERSKGLESCYARLLEQRARLERLHNPAPDSVQWFETFTRGFAITTTPLDVAVPFKKCMEELPCSWVMTSATLAVGQSFEHFNQRMGLTEAATLQLDSPFDYWHNSLLYLPANLPEPQDRDFVSALVEAAIPVIKACGGRTFMLFTSYRALNEAAELLRDQIEFPLLIQGESPQRDMIDKFRELGNAVLLGTSSFWEGVDVRGEALSCVIIDKLPFAAPNDPVLEARLESIRQRGGNPFGEYQIPQAVIALKQGVGRLIRDQHDRGVLMICDIRLRTRSYGKIFLDSLPRMPRTQKLEIVERFFANSIPPIPSPRDTDETVSP is encoded by the coding sequence ATGCTTGACCTACTGGGTGAGGCAGGCCCGTTTGCCCAACTGATTGAAGGTTTTCAGGCGCGCCCCCAGCAACAAGCCATGCTGAAAGCCGTGCAGGCCACCATGCAAGGGCAGGGCGCTGCGGTCATCGAGGCTGGCACGGGTGTTGGCAAGACATTCGCCTACCTCGCGCCCGCCTTGCTGTGCGATGAGCGTGTGATCATTTCCACCGGCAGCAAAACCTTGCAAGACCAGCTTTACCACAAGGATTTGCCACTGGTGCGCAAGGCGTTGAAAAGCGCGGTCAAAACGGCCTTGCTGAAAGGCCGCGCCAATTACCTGTGCATCCACCGTCTCAATACGACGCTGGCGGAAGGCCGCCTGCCTGACCGCAAAAGTGTCACCTGGCTGCGCCGCATCCGCGACTGGTCGGAATTGACTAGCAAGGGTGACATTGCCGAGCTGTCTGCCGTACCCCACGATGCTGACATCTGGGCGCGGGTGACTTCCACCACCGAAAACTGTCTGGGCGCGGAGTGTGGGGATTATCAGGATTGCCATGTCGTCAAGGCGCGGCGTGCAGCGCAGGAGGCTGATTTGGTGGTGGTCAACCACCACCTGTTTTTCGCCGACATGGCGCTCAAGGAAGAAGGCTTTGGCGAATTGCTGCCGCTGGCGAATGTGGTGGTGCTGGACGAAGCCCATCAGTTGCCGGAAATCGCCTCCACCTTTTTCAGCGACACCCTCAGTAGCCGTCAGCTGCTCGACTGGAAACGCGACACCCTGATGGAAACGCTGGAAAGCGCTTCCGACATGCCTCAGATCCGTGAGTTGCTGGATCGTCTGGAAAAAGCGGTGCTGGATCTGCGCCTGGCGATGGATACGCCGGGGCAGCGCGCGCCGTGGACACGTATCCGCAACAAACCTGCCATCATCAACCATTTGCAGGAACTTCAGGAGAGTATGAGCCAGTTGGCTGCCTTGCTGGAAAATGCCGCCGAACGCAGCAAGGGGCTGGAATCCTGCTACGCCCGTCTGTTGGAGCAACGCGCCCGGCTGGAGCGCCTGCACAACCCCGCGCCGGATAGCGTGCAATGGTTTGAAACCTTCACCCGTGGTTTCGCCATCACTACCACGCCGCTGGATGTGGCCGTGCCATTCAAGAAGTGCATGGAGGAATTGCCCTGTAGCTGGGTGATGACTTCCGCCACGCTGGCCGTTGGGCAGTCGTTTGAGCATTTCAACCAGCGCATGGGGCTGACGGAGGCGGCGACCTTGCAACTCGACAGCCCGTTCGATTACTGGCATAACTCGTTGCTGTATCTGCCCGCCAACCTGCCGGAGCCGCAGGATCGGGATTTTGTTTCAGCGTTGGTGGAGGCGGCCATTCCGGTGATCAAAGCCTGTGGCGGGCGTACCTTCATGCTGTTCACCAGTTACCGCGCCCTGAATGAGGCGGCGGAGCTGCTGCGCGACCAGATTGAATTTCCGTTGCTGATCCAGGGCGAATCGCCACAGCGCGACATGATCGACAAGTTTCGCGAACTGGGCAATGCAGTGCTGTTGGGGACTTCCAGTTTCTGGGAAGGGGTGGACGTGCGCGGCGAAGCCCTGAGCTGTGTTATCATCGACAAGCTACCGTTCGCCGCACCCAACGACCCGGTGCTGGAGGCGCGGCTGGAAAGTATCCGCCAACGGGGCGGCAACCCGTTCGGCGAATACCAGATTCCACAGGCGGTGATTGCGTTGAAGCAGGGCGTGGGGCGTTTGATCCGTGACCAGCATGATCGGGGAGTGCTGATGATTTGCGATATTCGCTTGCGCACCCGCAGTTATGGCAAGATTTTCCTCGATAGCCTGCCGCGTATGCCCCGCACCCAGAAGCTGGAAATTGTGGAGCGGTTTTTTGCCAATAGTATACCTCCCATTCCCAGCCCCAGAGATACGGATGAAACTGTTAGCCCTTGA
- the tsaB gene encoding tRNA (adenosine(37)-N6)-threonylcarbamoyltransferase complex dimerization subunit type 1 TsaB — MKLLALDTSTEACSAAVYADGAVFSEFALTPRAHTQLILPMVDKVLSAADLRLQAVDALVVGRGPGAFTGIRIGVGVAQGLAMAVGKPVIPVSTLAALAQQAYAQQGAAQVLAALDARMTEVYWGQYALQDGLMQLQGEELVCAAADTPVPETEGWFAVGHGWSAYVEVLQARFAGKLSSTDTESLPAAEFMLPLAVAEWQAGRAVAPEDAQPIYLRNKIALTTAERMATKT, encoded by the coding sequence ATGAAACTGTTAGCCCTTGATACCTCAACCGAAGCCTGTTCCGCCGCCGTCTATGCCGATGGTGCGGTATTCAGCGAATTTGCGCTGACGCCTCGGGCGCATACCCAGTTGATCCTGCCGATGGTGGATAAGGTGTTGTCTGCGGCTGACTTACGTTTGCAGGCTGTGGATGCCCTTGTGGTTGGGCGGGGGCCGGGCGCATTTACTGGCATCCGCATCGGCGTAGGTGTGGCGCAAGGGCTGGCGATGGCTGTTGGCAAGCCGGTGATACCTGTTTCCACGCTGGCGGCACTGGCGCAGCAAGCATACGCGCAACAGGGGGCGGCTCAGGTGCTGGCGGCGCTGGATGCACGCATGACCGAAGTTTACTGGGGGCAATATGCCTTGCAGGATGGCCTGATGCAGCTGCAAGGGGAGGAGCTTGTGTGTGCGGCGGCGGATACGCCTGTACCCGAAACTGAAGGCTGGTTTGCCGTCGGACATGGCTGGTCAGCCTATGTCGAAGTTTTGCAGGCACGTTTTGCAGGCAAACTCAGTAGTACGGATACGGAATCATTACCTGCCGCCGAATTCATGCTGCCACTGGCGGTTGCCGAATGGCAAGCGGGTAGGGCAGTAGCGCCCGAAGATGCCCAGCCGATCTACCTGCGCAACAAGATTGCCCTGACTACCGCAGAGCGCATGGCCACGAAAACTTAA
- the cysZ gene encoding sulfate transporter CysZ, whose product MITGLFKGFGYVFTGLSLITQKGIRPFVLVPLLINIVLFSGGIWLASSQLEYWMNRLLPSWLSWLEWLLWPVFAVLIFFVIFYVFSIVANLIAAPFNSVLAERVEARLNGLPVPEFAGYKSLSGLIARTFKSEASKLWYMGKWFILLLILTVIPGVNVISPVAWTLFGAWMLAIEYADYPMGNHELFFKEELAALKKNRPEALGFGWLLSLLTVVPILNFLAMPVGVAGGTALWVNKLSKNA is encoded by the coding sequence ATGATAACAGGACTGTTCAAAGGTTTCGGCTACGTGTTTACCGGCCTGTCGCTCATCACCCAGAAAGGCATCCGCCCGTTTGTGCTGGTTCCGCTGCTGATCAACATCGTGCTGTTTTCCGGCGGCATCTGGCTGGCGTCTTCACAGCTCGAATACTGGATGAACCGTTTGCTGCCCAGTTGGCTGAGCTGGCTGGAATGGTTGCTGTGGCCGGTCTTCGCCGTGCTGATTTTCTTCGTCATCTTCTACGTATTTTCGATCGTGGCCAACCTGATTGCCGCGCCGTTCAACTCGGTGCTGGCGGAACGGGTGGAAGCGCGCCTCAACGGCCTGCCGGTGCCGGAATTCGCCGGTTACAAGAGCCTGTCCGGCCTGATTGCCCGCACCTTCAAGAGCGAAGCCAGCAAGTTGTGGTACATGGGCAAGTGGTTCATCCTGCTGCTGATCCTGACCGTGATTCCGGGCGTGAACGTCATTTCACCCGTGGCCTGGACGCTGTTCGGCGCATGGATGCTGGCGATTGAATACGCCGATTACCCAATGGGCAACCATGAACTGTTTTTCAAGGAGGAACTCGCGGCGTTGAAAAAGAACCGTCCGGAAGCTTTGGGATTTGGCTGGTTGCTGTCATTGCTGACCGTCGTACCGATACTGAATTTCCTGGCCATGCCGGTGGGGGTAGCGGGCGGTACGGCCTTGTGGGTAAACAAGCTCTCAAAAAATGCTTAA
- a CDS encoding ATP-binding protein has protein sequence MTSKQASMMQRKLLPIGIQTFGEIRRNNHYYVDKTYLAVKLAKEGKHYFLSRPRRFGKSLFLDTLKELFEGNEPLFVGLSAHQQWDWSVKYPVLRFSFGGENYRETQNLANTLDAQLKLLEGQYQLPPQVDSISGRFAHLIVKLHQQAGQPVVILIDEYDKPILDALLYPEVARANRDFLRGFYGNIKDYDAHIKFSFLTGVSKFSKVSLFSGLNNLYDLTLTPDYATICGYTDHDIDSVFAPELPGLERDVIREWYNGYHWQGEGVYNPFDILHLFKNRTFKSYWFETGTPTFLLDLLFQRQVPSLQLGEMISSSSMLSSFDVDDITTEALLFQTGYLTILKEENLGGQYFYTLGYPNREVYQSLNESLLSVLVKDKSKQAVQSLQLYRLLENNDFAGLKQLFHAFFASIPHHWYTNNDIQSYEGYYASVFYSYFASLGLKVTLEDITNLGRIDMTLKFNAQIYIFEFKVVEMAPEGKALQQIRDKAYADKYRGLRQPIHLLGVEFSKTSRNIVGFDVEQA, from the coding sequence ATGACCAGCAAACAGGCCAGCATGATGCAGCGTAAACTCTTACCCATCGGCATCCAGACCTTCGGCGAAATCCGCCGCAATAACCACTATTACGTGGACAAAACCTATCTGGCGGTGAAGCTGGCGAAAGAAGGCAAGCATTACTTTCTCTCCCGCCCGCGCCGCTTCGGCAAAAGCCTGTTCCTCGACACCCTGAAAGAGCTGTTTGAAGGCAATGAACCGCTGTTTGTGGGGCTGTCCGCTCACCAGCAATGGGACTGGTCAGTGAAATACCCGGTCTTGCGTTTCAGTTTCGGCGGCGAAAACTACAGGGAAACCCAAAATCTCGCCAACACGCTGGATGCACAACTGAAACTGCTTGAAGGGCAATACCAACTGCCCCCGCAAGTGGACAGCATCAGCGGACGTTTCGCCCACCTGATCGTGAAGCTGCACCAGCAGGCGGGGCAACCTGTGGTAATCCTGATCGACGAATACGACAAGCCGATCCTGGACGCCCTGCTCTACCCGGAGGTTGCCCGCGCCAACCGTGACTTCCTGCGTGGGTTTTACGGCAACATCAAGGATTACGACGCGCACATCAAGTTCAGCTTCCTGACAGGGGTCAGCAAGTTTTCCAAGGTCAGCCTGTTTTCCGGCCTCAACAATCTGTATGACCTGACCCTGACCCCGGATTACGCCACCATTTGCGGTTATACCGACCATGATATTGACAGCGTGTTTGCCCCCGAATTGCCGGGGCTGGAGCGCGACGTCATCCGCGAATGGTATAACGGCTATCACTGGCAGGGCGAAGGCGTCTACAACCCGTTTGATATTCTGCACCTGTTTAAAAACCGCACCTTCAAAAGCTACTGGTTTGAAACCGGCACGCCCACCTTTTTGCTGGACTTGCTGTTCCAGCGGCAGGTTCCCAGCCTGCAACTGGGGGAAATGATCAGCAGTAGCAGCATGTTATCGAGTTTTGACGTGGACGACATCACCACCGAGGCGCTGCTGTTCCAGACCGGCTACCTGACCATCCTCAAGGAGGAAAACCTCGGCGGGCAGTATTTTTACACGCTGGGCTACCCCAACCGCGAGGTCTACCAAAGCCTGAACGAATCGCTGCTGTCGGTGCTGGTGAAAGACAAATCCAAGCAAGCCGTGCAAAGCCTGCAATTATACCGCCTGCTGGAAAACAATGATTTTGCCGGGCTGAAACAGCTTTTCCATGCCTTTTTCGCCAGCATTCCCCATCACTGGTATACCAATAACGACATCCAGAGTTACGAAGGCTATTACGCCTCGGTGTTTTATTCCTACTTCGCCTCACTGGGCCTGAAGGTGACGCTGGAAGACATCACCAACCTGGGGCGGATCGACATGACCCTGAAGTTCAACGCGCAAATCTACATCTTTGAATTCAAAGTGGTGGAAATGGCGCCGGAAGGCAAGGCGCTGCAACAGATTAGGGACAAGGCTTACGCGGACAAATACCGTGGCTTACGGCAACCGATCCATTTGCTCGGCGTGGAATTCAGCAAGACGTCACGCAATATCGTCGGGTTTGATGTGGAACAGGCATGA
- a CDS encoding NAD(P)H-dependent oxidoreductase, whose translation MQPFMQAMNFRHACKKFDPERKIPDADFQQILEFGRLSPSSFGMEHWRFVVVQTPGLRARLREVCWNQPQITDSSHVVVILAKHAAVEPGSNYVKTLFARRNLPQDAMDAYLDRYAAHNETEIAPYMNTFAWASKQCYLALANMMTGAASMGIDSCPIEGFSKPGVEDVLGVDASQYGVAVVVAFGYRAGEQTPRLRQPLEDLVEYR comes from the coding sequence ATGCAGCCATTCATGCAAGCGATGAATTTCCGCCATGCCTGCAAGAAGTTTGACCCCGAGCGCAAGATTCCCGACGCGGATTTCCAGCAAATCCTGGAATTTGGGCGTTTGTCGCCGTCTTCTTTCGGCATGGAGCACTGGCGTTTCGTGGTGGTGCAAACCCCTGGGTTGCGCGCAAGGCTGCGTGAAGTTTGCTGGAATCAGCCGCAGATCACTGATAGCAGCCATGTGGTGGTGATCCTGGCAAAACATGCTGCGGTGGAACCCGGCAGCAACTATGTGAAAACACTGTTTGCCCGCCGCAACCTGCCACAGGATGCGATGGATGCTTATCTCGACCGTTACGCTGCCCACAACGAAACCGAAATTGCGCCGTACATGAACACGTTTGCTTGGGCTTCCAAGCAGTGTTATCTCGCGCTTGCCAACATGATGACGGGGGCGGCCAGCATGGGGATTGACTCCTGCCCGATCGAAGGTTTTTCCAAGCCGGGCGTTGAAGACGTGCTAGGTGTCGATGCCTCCCAATACGGCGTGGCGGTGGTTGTGGCATTTGGCTACCGTGCTGGTGAGCAAACCCCGCGCCTGCGCCAGCCACTGGAAGATTTGGTGGAATACCGATGA
- a CDS encoding toll/interleukin-1 receptor domain-containing protein has translation MSDIFVSYARINDQPFSGQKQGWVSHFINNLRNETSQRIGRAENYSLWMDFKLSANDAVTPEIEKQLRDAHILIVMMSRGWLESEWCVRELEYFCATHDDLAGRIFIINQDGLPREEQPEILHDLVSCPLYEKTPHDQIQRLGYPVPDVADREYFGRIVELSFQLEKSLRRFAQALVLKSAEPRSVETKATAYVAPVHDSLFDQRSQLVSELAQFGIQALPAANRFDREFESNLQRCSHFVQLLDTDFVQGLSCDQYLIAQTMEKPVLQWRDPMLDCSKANHEQKALLEGKTVIACELPDFIRQVREEVLPKPPPPPPPVNGNKMVFVHASPEDFPKAEQVAATLQERGFGIVLPRYEGDAQRIRKSIERGYQYCDVLLMLQQRASADLVEDYLAELEVYAKKSPTVLLCQCQRAEKLHFIPPLMKILHCNDRFEADCLEQFLATEVSA, from the coding sequence TTGTCTGATATTTTTGTAAGTTATGCGCGCATCAACGATCAGCCGTTCAGTGGGCAGAAACAGGGCTGGGTATCGCATTTCATCAATAATCTGCGTAATGAAACCAGTCAGCGGATTGGCCGCGCCGAAAACTATTCGCTGTGGATGGATTTTAAACTCAGCGCCAATGATGCAGTGACGCCGGAAATCGAAAAGCAGTTACGCGACGCCCATATCCTGATCGTGATGATGTCCAGAGGCTGGCTGGAATCAGAATGGTGCGTCAGGGAGCTGGAATATTTCTGCGCAACACATGACGACCTCGCAGGGCGCATTTTTATTATCAATCAGGATGGTTTGCCGCGTGAAGAACAGCCGGAAATCCTGCATGATTTGGTGAGTTGCCCGCTCTACGAAAAAACACCGCATGATCAAATCCAGCGATTGGGGTATCCGGTGCCGGATGTTGCTGACAGGGAATATTTTGGCCGTATCGTTGAGCTGTCTTTTCAACTGGAAAAATCCTTGCGCCGTTTTGCTCAAGCACTGGTTCTCAAGTCTGCCGAACCGCGTTCTGTTGAGACAAAAGCTACTGCCTATGTTGCGCCGGTGCACGATTCCCTGTTTGACCAACGCAGCCAACTGGTCAGTGAACTGGCGCAATTCGGTATTCAGGCGTTACCGGCGGCCAACCGTTTTGACCGGGAGTTCGAAAGCAACCTGCAACGCTGTTCGCACTTTGTGCAGTTGCTGGACACTGACTTCGTGCAAGGTTTGTCATGTGACCAGTACCTGATTGCCCAGACAATGGAAAAGCCTGTGTTGCAATGGCGTGATCCTATGCTGGATTGCAGCAAGGCTAATCATGAACAAAAGGCTCTGCTGGAAGGGAAAACCGTTATCGCCTGCGAGTTGCCGGATTTTATTCGTCAGGTGCGGGAAGAGGTGTTGCCAAAACCGCCTCCACCACCTCCCCCCGTAAATGGCAACAAAATGGTGTTCGTTCACGCCAGCCCAGAGGACTTTCCCAAAGCCGAACAGGTTGCCGCTACCCTGCAAGAGCGTGGATTTGGTATTGTCCTGCCGCGCTATGAGGGCGATGCGCAGCGGATACGAAAAAGCATTGAACGTGGCTACCAGTACTGTGACGTTCTGCTGATGCTGCAACAGCGTGCTTCCGCTGATCTGGTGGAAGACTATCTGGCAGAGTTGGAGGTGTATGCAAAAAAATCTCCGACAGTCTTGCTGTGCCAGTGTCAGAGAGCGGAAAAACTGCATTTTATTCCTCCCCTGATGAAAATCCTGCACTGCAATGACCGCTTTGAAGCAGATTGTCTGGAACAGTTTCTGGCGACGGAGGTCAGCGCATGA